In Meiothermus ruber DSM 1279, the following proteins share a genomic window:
- the lipA gene encoding lipoyl synthase: MSKFKTVQLEDFQHGGLIELKVIPGGIAQERPEPVDRNKPSWLRATVPTGPNYQRLKEMTKRLRLNTVCQEALCPNIGECWGHGTMTIMVLGSVCTRACKFCAVDTGNPRGWVDPLEPLHVAQAVAEMGLKYVVLTSVDRDDLPDGGAAHFAEVVRQIKRLDPSVKVETLTPDFQGNLADVETVLQGGQDVFANNLETVRRLTPRVRDPRAGYDQTLRVLEHAKKVRPEVLTKSSLMLGLGETDEEIRQAMRDLRAVGVDIVTFGQYLRPTQHHLPVERYVTPAEFAMYRDWGLEEGFMEVFSGPLVRSSYRAEKVFFEATQAE; encoded by the coding sequence ATGAGCAAATTCAAAACCGTTCAACTCGAGGACTTCCAGCACGGCGGCCTGATCGAGCTCAAGGTGATCCCGGGCGGCATCGCCCAGGAACGCCCCGAGCCCGTAGACCGCAACAAACCTTCCTGGCTACGGGCCACCGTGCCCACCGGCCCCAACTACCAGCGCCTCAAGGAGATGACCAAGCGGCTACGGCTCAACACGGTCTGCCAGGAGGCCCTATGCCCCAACATCGGCGAGTGCTGGGGCCACGGCACTATGACCATCATGGTGCTGGGCAGCGTGTGTACACGAGCCTGCAAGTTCTGCGCGGTGGACACCGGCAACCCCAGGGGCTGGGTAGACCCCCTGGAACCCCTGCACGTGGCCCAGGCCGTGGCCGAGATGGGCCTCAAGTACGTGGTGCTGACCTCGGTAGACCGCGACGACCTGCCCGACGGCGGGGCCGCCCACTTCGCCGAGGTGGTGCGGCAGATCAAGCGGCTCGACCCCTCGGTCAAGGTCGAGACCCTGACCCCCGACTTCCAGGGCAACCTGGCAGATGTGGAGACCGTTTTGCAAGGCGGCCAGGACGTGTTCGCCAACAACCTCGAGACCGTCCGCCGCCTGACCCCCCGGGTGCGCGACCCCCGCGCCGGTTACGACCAGACCTTAAGGGTGCTCGAGCACGCCAAAAAAGTGCGCCCCGAGGTGCTCACCAAGTCCAGCCTGATGCTGGGCCTGGGCGAAACCGACGAGGAAATCCGCCAGGCCATGCGCGACCTGCGGGCCGTGGGGGTGGATATCGTCACCTTCGGGCAGTACCTGCGCCCCACCCAGCACCACCTGCCGGTCGAGCGCTACGTAACCCCGGCAGAGTTCGCCATGTACCGCGACTGGGGCCTCGAGGAAGGCTTCATGGAAGTGTTCAGCGGCCCCCTGGTGCGCAGCTCCTACCGGGCCGAAAAGGTCTTTTTCGAGGCCACCCAGGCCGAGTAG
- a CDS encoding NAD(P)/FAD-dependent oxidoreductase, with protein sequence MNTPVWDDGNWPGLPSLQGDLEAEVCVVGLGGSGLAAIHELLRLGRSVVGIDAGFVAGGAAGRNGGFLLAGLARFYHQSVAEYGRDFARCVYQATLDQIARMKEETPEAIRPVGSLRIAASEEELQDCMAHLEALRADGFEAEPYEGPEGQGLLIPSDGVFNPLERCRTLARQALQAGARLFENTPALSIAGRMVQTPQGRVHCQKVLVAVDGRLEYLLPELKGRVRTARLQMLATAPVAMRFKRPVYRRWGYDYWQQLPDGRIALGGMRDAGGEAEWTTQAEPTEAIQHRLEALLRQLGVQAPVTHRWAASVGYTSSGLPVAEEVRPGVWAVGAYSGTGNVLGALLGREAAWALQGSRMPGAVMVR encoded by the coding sequence GTGAATACGCCGGTTTGGGACGACGGCAATTGGCCGGGTTTGCCCAGCCTGCAAGGCGACCTCGAGGCCGAGGTGTGCGTGGTAGGGCTGGGCGGTTCGGGCCTGGCGGCAATCCACGAGTTGTTGCGGCTGGGTCGAAGCGTGGTGGGCATTGACGCAGGCTTTGTAGCGGGCGGGGCGGCAGGCCGCAACGGTGGGTTTTTGCTGGCTGGGCTGGCCAGGTTCTATCACCAGAGCGTGGCTGAGTACGGGCGCGACTTTGCCCGGTGCGTGTACCAGGCCACCCTTGATCAGATCGCTCGAATGAAAGAAGAAACGCCCGAGGCCATCCGGCCGGTGGGCTCCTTACGCATCGCGGCTTCGGAGGAGGAATTACAAGACTGCATGGCGCACCTCGAGGCCCTCCGGGCCGATGGCTTCGAGGCGGAGCCCTACGAAGGCCCGGAGGGGCAGGGCTTGCTGATACCCAGCGATGGGGTTTTCAACCCGCTCGAGCGGTGCAGAACACTGGCCCGGCAAGCGCTGCAGGCTGGGGCCAGGCTCTTTGAAAACACCCCCGCCCTGAGCATTGCGGGTCGGATGGTGCAGACCCCCCAAGGGCGGGTGCACTGCCAGAAGGTGCTGGTGGCGGTGGATGGGCGGCTGGAGTACCTGCTGCCCGAATTAAAAGGACGTGTGCGCACGGCCCGCTTGCAGATGCTAGCCACGGCCCCGGTGGCGATGCGCTTTAAGCGGCCGGTGTATCGCCGCTGGGGCTACGACTACTGGCAGCAGCTACCCGATGGCCGGATTGCCCTGGGGGGGATGCGTGACGCCGGCGGCGAGGCCGAATGGACGACCCAGGCCGAGCCTACCGAAGCGATCCAGCACCGTCTGGAGGCGCTTCTGCGTCAGCTTGGCGTCCAGGCCCCGGTCACCCACCGCTGGGCGGCCTCGGTTGGCTACACCAGCAGCGGGCTCCCGGTGGCGGAAGAGGTGCGGCCGGGGGTATGGGCAGTTGGGGCCTACAGCGGAACCGGAAATGTGCTGGGGGCCTTACTGGGGCGTGAGGCGGCCTGGGCTTTACAGGGAAGCCGGATGCCTGGGGCGGTGATGGTGCGCTGA
- the rpsR gene encoding 30S ribosomal protein S18, whose translation MSNRANPKGDRQDRERGVRRGRKPKVAAAVGAFDLTDFKNVEVLRRFLSETGKILPRRRTGLNAQEQRKLARTIKRARMLGLLPFTEKLVRK comes from the coding sequence ATGTCCAATCGTGCAAACCCTAAGGGCGACCGCCAGGATCGCGAGCGCGGTGTGCGCCGTGGCCGCAAACCCAAAGTGGCTGCCGCCGTTGGGGCTTTCGACCTTACCGATTTCAAGAATGTAGAGGTTCTGCGGCGCTTTTTGTCCGAGACCGGGAAAATTCTGCCCCGCCGTCGTACCGGACTTAACGCCCAGGAACAGCGTAAACTGGCGCGTACCATCAAGCGCGCGCGCATGCTGGGTTTGCTGCCCTTTACCGAAAAGCTGGTACGGAAATAG
- the frr gene encoding ribosome recycling factor, with protein sequence MLKELYNETRQHMQKSLEALEHHLTTMRTGRANPAILNNIKVEYYGSTMPLNQVGTVSSPDPRTLVVQSWDPNMLKEIEKAIRDSDLGLNPTNKGDALYISIPPLTEERRRDLVKSVKQYAEEARIAVRNIRREALDKAKKLEKEKHLSEDDIKRAEAEIQKITDEFVHKIDEALHKKEQEILKG encoded by the coding sequence ATGCTCAAAGAGCTCTACAACGAGACCAGACAGCACATGCAAAAATCCCTGGAGGCCCTCGAGCACCACCTCACCACCATGCGCACTGGAAGGGCCAACCCTGCCATCCTCAACAACATCAAGGTTGAATACTACGGTTCAACCATGCCGCTCAACCAAGTGGGGACGGTCTCCTCTCCCGACCCCCGCACGCTGGTGGTACAGTCGTGGGATCCCAACATGCTCAAGGAGATCGAGAAGGCCATCCGCGACTCCGACCTGGGCCTGAACCCCACCAACAAGGGCGATGCGCTGTACATCAGCATTCCCCCGCTTACCGAAGAACGCCGCCGCGACCTGGTCAAATCGGTGAAGCAGTACGCGGAAGAGGCCCGCATTGCGGTGCGAAACATCCGACGTGAAGCTTTGGACAAGGCCAAAAAACTAGAAAAAGAAAAGCACCTCTCCGAAGACGATATCAAGCGCGCCGAGGCCGAAATTCAGAAGATTACCGACGAGTTTGTGCACAAAATAGACGAGGCCCTGCACAAAAAGGAGCAGGAAATCCTGAAGGGCTAA
- the pyrH gene encoding UMP kinase → MKYKRVLLKLSGEFMSGNGFGIQPEATKALAQEVAKAHQLGVQVAIVVGGGNFWRGARQGVGMDRASADYIGMLATIMNALALQDALEFIGVPTRVQTALTIQQVAEPYIRRRAIRHLEKGRVVIFGGGTGNPFVTTDTAAALRGLEMNVDAVLMAKNKVDGVYNDDPRKNPEAKKFDILTYHQALVQGLQVMDATAMALCQEQNMPIVVFDMFTEGNLEKIIKGERVGTLVHS, encoded by the coding sequence ATGAAATACAAACGGGTTCTGCTCAAACTGTCGGGTGAATTCATGAGCGGCAATGGGTTTGGTATCCAGCCTGAGGCCACCAAAGCCCTGGCCCAGGAGGTGGCCAAGGCTCACCAGCTAGGGGTGCAGGTCGCAATTGTGGTAGGGGGCGGCAACTTCTGGCGTGGGGCTCGACAGGGGGTGGGTATGGATCGGGCCAGTGCGGATTACATCGGTATGCTGGCCACCATCATGAACGCCCTGGCGCTGCAGGATGCCCTCGAGTTCATCGGGGTACCAACCCGCGTTCAAACAGCCCTCACCATCCAGCAAGTAGCCGAACCCTACATCCGCCGCCGGGCCATACGACACCTAGAAAAAGGGCGGGTGGTCATTTTTGGCGGGGGCACCGGCAACCCGTTTGTGACCACCGATACCGCCGCGGCTTTGCGCGGGCTGGAAATGAACGTGGATGCGGTTTTGATGGCTAAAAACAAGGTGGATGGGGTTTACAACGACGATCCGCGCAAAAACCCAGAGGCCAAGAAGTTCGACATCCTCACCTACCACCAGGCCCTCGTCCAGGGCTTGCAGGTGATGGATGCCACCGCCATGGCCCTGTGCCAGGAACAAAACATGCCCATCGTAGTCTTCGACATGTTTACCGAAGGCAACCTGGAAAAAATCATAAAAGGCGAACGGGTAGGCACCCTGGTACACAGCTAG
- the rpsF gene encoding 30S ribosomal protein S6 gives MPQYEIGIILNPNLDGAQAALEKDVIKAALERHGASIKNVDDWGNRRLAYPIQKDPEGNVVFYTVEMAGNNNAALERELRLRDHVRRVTIIRDRPEWRNSQKKK, from the coding sequence ATGCCACAGTACGAGATTGGTATCATCCTCAACCCCAACCTCGACGGGGCCCAGGCCGCGCTAGAGAAAGATGTCATCAAAGCTGCCCTCGAGCGTCACGGCGCTAGCATCAAAAACGTCGACGATTGGGGCAACCGCCGCCTGGCCTACCCCATCCAGAAAGACCCTGAAGGCAACGTGGTCTTTTACACGGTGGAGATGGCCGGTAACAACAACGCTGCGCTCGAGCGCGAACTGCGCCTGCGCGACCACGTGCGTCGTGTAACCATCATCCGCGACCGTCCCGAATGGCGAAACAGCCAGAAGAAGAAGTAG
- a CDS encoding MOSC domain-containing protein: MRLVSINLGRPEPLQIGPRPTTTGIYKNPVEAAQISTLGLVGDHVADQEHHGGPDQAVYVYNAQDYDWWMEQLGEALLPGTFGENLTFSSFGEEPVRIGDRFRVGEVLLEVTAPRIPCSTLAARMNDLEFVKKFRQAARPGFYARVLEAGRVQQGDPVQKIAAPTAFPTLADVFHLWYDKAPETARLRWILTAPLAERARAVLAARLPI; the protein is encoded by the coding sequence ATGCGCCTCGTTTCCATCAACCTGGGCCGCCCAGAGCCCCTGCAAATCGGCCCCCGCCCCACCACCACCGGCATCTACAAAAACCCGGTTGAAGCCGCTCAAATTTCCACTCTGGGGCTGGTGGGCGACCACGTCGCCGACCAGGAGCACCACGGCGGCCCCGACCAGGCGGTGTATGTCTACAACGCCCAGGATTACGACTGGTGGATGGAACAGTTGGGCGAGGCCTTGCTGCCCGGTACGTTTGGCGAAAACCTGACCTTTTCAAGCTTCGGCGAAGAGCCCGTGCGCATTGGCGACCGCTTTAGGGTGGGTGAGGTTCTGCTCGAGGTCACCGCCCCCCGCATCCCCTGCTCGACCCTGGCCGCGCGCATGAACGACCTGGAGTTTGTAAAGAAGTTCCGCCAGGCCGCGCGGCCTGGTTTCTATGCCAGGGTACTGGAGGCGGGCCGGGTGCAGCAGGGCGACCCCGTTCAAAAAATTGCAGCCCCCACGGCCTTCCCTACCCTAGCCGATGTATTTCACCTCTGGTACGACAAAGCCCCCGAGACCGCCCGGCTTCGCTGGATCCTCACAGCACCCCTGGCCGAGCGAGCCAGGGCGGTTTTGGCCGCGCGATTGCCCATATAG
- a CDS encoding RidA family protein, giving the protein MRAPYELVVGYSRAVRVGSYIHVAGTTATDASGQDDPYIQTVQILRNIEAALKRAGASLEHVVRTRIYVVNIERNWKEIGRAHGEFFVHIRPASTMLEASRLVEPEMLVEIEADAIVS; this is encoded by the coding sequence TTGCGGGCGCCCTACGAGCTGGTGGTGGGTTATAGCCGAGCGGTGCGGGTAGGGTCGTACATTCACGTAGCCGGAACCACCGCCACCGATGCCAGCGGACAGGATGACCCCTACATCCAGACCGTACAGATTTTGCGTAATATCGAGGCTGCCCTTAAAAGGGCCGGAGCCAGCCTCGAGCACGTGGTTCGCACCCGCATTTATGTGGTCAATATCGAGCGCAACTGGAAGGAGATAGGCCGGGCCCACGGGGAGTTTTTTGTCCACATCCGCCCAGCCTCAACCATGCTCGAGGCCAGCCGGCTGGTCGAACCCGAGATGCTGGTGGAGATCGAGGCTGATGCAATCGTGTCCTAA
- the tsf gene encoding translation elongation factor Ts: protein MTQLEQIKKLREQTGAGMSDVKKALEDAGWDMEKATTLLRERGALKAAKKADREAREGIIGSYIHHNLRVGVLVELNSETDFVARNEEFQRLAKDIAMHIAMANPRYVSVEEVSPEDLEKEKAIYIQQLLNEGKPQNIAEKAAEGRLKKFYEEMVLLEQPFVKDEKVKVGDLIKAAIAKIGENIQVKRFCRFEVGA, encoded by the coding sequence ATGACCCAACTTGAGCAGATCAAAAAACTACGCGAGCAAACCGGCGCCGGCATGAGCGACGTTAAAAAAGCGCTGGAAGACGCCGGCTGGGATATGGAAAAAGCCACCACCCTGCTGCGCGAGCGGGGGGCCCTCAAGGCCGCCAAGAAAGCCGACCGCGAGGCCCGCGAGGGCATTATCGGCTCGTACATCCATCACAACCTGCGGGTGGGGGTGCTGGTGGAGCTGAACTCCGAAACCGACTTTGTGGCCCGCAACGAGGAGTTCCAGCGCCTGGCCAAGGACATCGCCATGCACATCGCCATGGCCAACCCCCGGTACGTGAGCGTTGAGGAGGTCTCGCCGGAAGACCTCGAAAAAGAAAAAGCCATCTACATTCAGCAGCTTCTGAACGAAGGCAAGCCGCAAAACATTGCCGAGAAAGCCGCCGAAGGCCGCCTCAAGAAGTTCTATGAGGAGATGGTGCTCCTGGAGCAGCCTTTTGTGAAGGATGAAAAGGTCAAGGTCGGCGATCTGATCAAGGCCGCCATTGCCAAGATTGGCGAGAACATCCAGGTCAAGCGCTTCTGCCGATTTGAAGTAGGGGCGTAA
- a CDS encoding single-stranded DNA-binding protein, with translation MARGLNRVTLVGTLTQDPELRYTPGGLAVMELNLAGNDVVTDEQGQTREPAWYHRVKLLGKSAEFWGDTLKAGMALFVDGKLEYRAWEQDGQKKSSLDIRADRMEIVSLEGKRGQVTVTDARGQERLKDGLNQVMLVGNLTRDPELRYTPQGTAVTRISLAVNEKFTTRQGGEQEKVHYVEAQAWRELAEYAAELKKGDGAFLMGRLVNDSWTAQDGTRRYTTRVELSRLERLARGTGQSTGGNGSQMASAAKGRAGKVDIEEGLEDDFPPEEDLPF, from the coding sequence ATGGCTCGAGGCCTCAACCGCGTAACCCTAGTAGGCACCTTAACCCAAGACCCCGAACTGCGCTACACCCCAGGTGGGCTGGCGGTGATGGAGCTTAACCTGGCCGGCAACGATGTGGTAACAGACGAACAGGGCCAGACCCGTGAACCGGCCTGGTACCACCGCGTGAAACTGCTGGGCAAGAGCGCAGAATTTTGGGGCGATACCCTGAAAGCGGGCATGGCGTTGTTTGTGGATGGCAAGCTGGAGTACCGGGCCTGGGAGCAAGACGGTCAGAAAAAAAGCAGCCTGGATATTCGCGCCGACCGGATGGAGATCGTGAGCCTGGAGGGTAAGCGAGGCCAGGTAACCGTCACCGATGCCCGCGGGCAGGAACGCCTCAAGGACGGCCTTAACCAGGTGATGCTGGTCGGTAACCTGACCCGTGACCCCGAGCTGCGCTACACGCCCCAGGGTACCGCTGTTACCCGGATATCGCTGGCGGTGAACGAAAAATTCACCACCCGCCAAGGGGGTGAGCAGGAAAAGGTGCACTATGTGGAGGCTCAGGCCTGGCGTGAGCTGGCCGAGTATGCGGCAGAACTCAAAAAAGGAGACGGGGCGTTCTTAATGGGACGCTTGGTGAACGACTCCTGGACTGCTCAGGACGGCACGAGGCGCTACACCACCCGTGTGGAGCTAAGCCGCCTCGAGCGACTTGCCCGTGGAACCGGACAGAGCACAGGTGGAAACGGTTCCCAGATGGCTTCCGCAGCCAAAGGCCGTGCGGGCAAGGTAGATATTGAAGAAGGCTTAGAAGACGATTTCCCACCTGAGGAGGATTTACCGTTTTGA
- a CDS encoding CobW family GTP-binding protein: protein MAQFQKRIPVGVIGGFLGAGKTTLVNHLVASGAQKFGIIVNEFGETGIDGSLIENVDTDGIAELSNGCLCCVGREDLVSALFKLISRKDKPDYILIELSGLADPVPVAQTVLDPFARTRFELDSIIGVADARNLEQTLRDGPEGAVQLAYASVIVLNKTDLASPEQVDEAEALIRKINPLAQVFRTAQSRVNPHDLLHLRAFSLDWRPQNYQHLHTPNLQSFTLSTEGLLERPKVNEFIDQYLISRPDAVFRAKGFLSVKGFDKQVLFQSVREIFSLELSQEPLQARSRLVVIGRGLNQFEYEEAFQALKARL from the coding sequence ATGGCCCAGTTTCAAAAGCGCATTCCCGTAGGCGTTATCGGAGGGTTTCTGGGCGCAGGCAAAACCACCCTGGTCAACCATCTGGTGGCGAGCGGAGCCCAAAAGTTTGGCATCATCGTCAATGAGTTCGGCGAAACCGGCATCGACGGCTCGCTGATTGAGAACGTAGACACCGACGGCATCGCCGAGCTATCCAATGGCTGTTTATGCTGTGTGGGGCGTGAGGACTTGGTCTCGGCCTTGTTCAAGCTCATCTCGCGCAAGGACAAGCCCGATTACATCCTCATCGAGCTCTCGGGCCTGGCCGACCCGGTGCCGGTGGCCCAGACCGTGTTGGATCCGTTTGCGCGTACCAGGTTCGAACTCGACAGCATCATTGGTGTAGCCGATGCCCGCAACCTCGAGCAAACCCTGCGCGACGGCCCCGAAGGCGCGGTGCAGCTTGCTTATGCCAGTGTCATCGTGCTCAACAAAACCGACCTGGCCAGCCCAGAACAGGTAGACGAGGCCGAGGCTTTGATTCGCAAAATCAACCCCCTGGCCCAGGTCTTCCGCACCGCCCAGTCGCGGGTCAACCCCCATGACCTACTGCATCTGCGCGCTTTTAGCCTGGACTGGCGGCCCCAGAACTACCAGCACCTGCACACGCCCAACCTGCAGAGTTTTACCCTCAGCACCGAGGGCCTGCTCGAGCGCCCCAAGGTCAACGAGTTTATTGACCAGTACCTGATCTCCCGGCCCGACGCGGTTTTCCGCGCCAAGGGTTTTCTGAGCGTCAAAGGCTTCGACAAGCAGGTGCTATTCCAGTCGGTGCGGGAGATTTTCAGCCTCGAGCTCTCCCAGGAGCCGCTGCAAGCCCGCTCGAGGCTGGTGGTGATTGGCCGGGGCCTCAATCAGTTCGAATATGAAGAGGCCTTCCAGGCCCTGAAGGCCCGTCTGTAA
- the rplI gene encoding 50S ribosomal protein L9, which translates to MKVILLEPMENLGDVGAVVNVKPGYARNYLLPRGLATLATESNLKTLEAKIRAQAKKAAERKAEAERLKELLEPITLVLKVKAGDQKIYGSVTSREIAAALEAQHQITIDPKKLALEKPIKDLGDYALAYKPHPEVPMTLKVSVVADKA; encoded by the coding sequence ATGAAAGTGATTCTGCTTGAACCTATGGAAAACCTCGGCGACGTGGGGGCAGTGGTCAACGTGAAGCCAGGGTACGCCCGCAACTATCTGCTACCGCGGGGCCTTGCCACCCTGGCCACCGAGAGCAACCTCAAGACCTTGGAGGCCAAAATCCGCGCCCAGGCCAAAAAAGCTGCCGAGCGCAAGGCCGAGGCCGAACGCCTCAAGGAGCTCCTCGAGCCCATTACCCTGGTGCTCAAGGTGAAGGCCGGCGACCAGAAGATCTACGGCTCGGTGACCAGCCGCGAGATTGCCGCTGCTCTGGAAGCCCAGCACCAGATCACCATTGACCCCAAGAAGCTGGCCCTGGAAAAGCCCATTAAAGACCTGGGCGATTACGCCCTGGCCTACAAGCCCCACCCCGAGGTGCCCATGACCCTGAAGGTCTCGGTGGTGGCCGACAAGGCATAA
- the lipB gene encoding lipoyl(octanoyl) transferase LipB gives MSAAFEVEKLGLVPYAEAWEYQKKVHAEVVAGLRRPTLLLLEHPRTITLGRAAKPENLLLSEAQYRAQGIELFSIERGGDVTYHGPGQLVGYPIFPVGRQVRGFLRQLEAVIMTVAKSYGIETYATPGYAGVWVRRAAPVAGWPDLEEKLCAFGVAVKQDVALHGFALNVNTNLDDFNLIVPCGLKDKGVTSLQKILGHAVSMDGVMERVVQAFEQQFPIFDQAPLPSKELA, from the coding sequence ATGAGCGCCGCCTTCGAGGTGGAAAAACTGGGGCTCGTCCCCTACGCAGAAGCCTGGGAATACCAAAAAAAAGTGCACGCCGAGGTGGTGGCGGGGTTGCGCCGGCCCACCCTGCTGCTGTTGGAGCACCCCCGCACCATCACCCTGGGCCGGGCCGCCAAACCCGAGAACCTGCTCCTGAGCGAGGCCCAGTACCGGGCCCAGGGCATCGAGCTCTTTAGCATCGAGCGGGGCGGCGATGTCACCTACCACGGCCCCGGCCAGTTGGTGGGCTACCCCATCTTTCCGGTGGGGCGGCAGGTGCGGGGGTTTTTGCGGCAGCTCGAGGCGGTGATTATGACGGTAGCCAAGAGCTACGGCATCGAGACCTACGCCACGCCGGGCTATGCCGGGGTCTGGGTGCGCAGGGCCGCGCCCGTGGCCGGCTGGCCCGACCTGGAAGAAAAGCTCTGTGCGTTCGGGGTGGCCGTCAAGCAGGACGTAGCTTTGCACGGCTTTGCCCTGAACGTTAACACCAACCTGGACGACTTCAACCTGATTGTGCCCTGCGGTCTCAAGGACAAGGGCGTGACCTCGCTTCAGAAAATCCTGGGCCACGCGGTTAGCATGGACGGGGTGATGGAACGGGTGGTGCAGGCTTTTGAGCAGCAGTTCCCGATCTTCGACCAAGCCCCTCTACCCTCCAAGGAACTGGCATGA
- a CDS encoding DUF3054 domain-containing protein: protein MVRPDRRISQTLAWGDALCIVLFAVIGLQTHGEPLSLAGIIRNALPILLVWWLVSPFLRTYTRPSWQNLLYTWAIAVSAGVWLRFMVLQKPFDLGYLIFWAVALGATLVLLLAWRGLALAWLRQLRSKP from the coding sequence ATGGTACGCCCTGACCGCCGCATAAGCCAAACCCTGGCCTGGGGCGATGCTTTGTGCATCGTGCTGTTTGCCGTTATTGGCCTGCAAACCCACGGCGAGCCCCTCAGTCTGGCCGGAATCATCCGCAACGCCCTGCCCATCCTGCTGGTCTGGTGGCTGGTTTCGCCGTTTTTGCGCACCTACACCCGGCCCTCCTGGCAAAACCTGCTCTACACCTGGGCCATTGCCGTAAGCGCCGGGGTCTGGCTGCGCTTTATGGTGCTGCAAAAGCCGTTCGACCTGGGCTACCTGATCTTCTGGGCGGTTGCGCTGGGAGCCACCCTGGTGTTGCTGCTGGCCTGGCGGGGGCTGGCGCTGGCGTGGTTGCGCCAACTGCGCAGCAAACCCTAA
- the rpsB gene encoding 30S ribosomal protein S2: MANVSIKELLEAGVHFGHETKRWNPKMKRYIYAERNGIFIIDLQKSMVELERTFKYVQDLAMRGATILYVGTKKQAQEIIQQEADRAGMPYVNQRWLGGMLTNFRTITAQVNRLAELEALFASDEIKERVKTEQVKLQHELERLQKNLGGFRKLRRLPDAIFVVDPTKEAIAVKEARKLGIPVIALADTDSDPDVCDYIIPGNDDAIRSIQLIVSRMTDLIVEARGGGREVPAQAVEAEVAEA; the protein is encoded by the coding sequence ATGGCAAACGTAAGCATCAAGGAACTGCTCGAGGCCGGTGTGCACTTCGGTCACGAGACCAAGCGCTGGAACCCCAAGATGAAGCGCTACATCTATGCCGAGCGCAACGGCATCTTCATCATCGACCTGCAAAAGAGCATGGTCGAGCTCGAGCGCACCTTCAAGTACGTGCAAGACCTGGCCATGCGGGGGGCTACCATCCTGTATGTGGGCACCAAAAAGCAAGCCCAGGAGATCATTCAGCAGGAGGCCGACCGGGCCGGGATGCCCTACGTCAACCAGCGCTGGCTGGGCGGCATGCTCACCAACTTCCGCACCATTACCGCTCAGGTCAACCGCCTCGCGGAGCTCGAGGCCCTCTTCGCCTCCGATGAGATTAAAGAGCGGGTCAAAACCGAGCAGGTCAAACTCCAGCACGAGCTCGAGCGCCTTCAGAAAAACCTGGGGGGTTTCCGCAAGCTGCGCCGCCTGCCCGACGCCATCTTCGTGGTAGACCCCACCAAAGAAGCCATCGCGGTCAAGGAAGCCCGCAAGCTGGGCATCCCGGTGATCGCCCTGGCCGACACCGACTCCGACCCCGACGTCTGCGACTACATCATCCCCGGCAACGACGATGCCATCCGCTCGATTCAGCTCATCGTCAGCCGTATGACCGACCTGATTGTGGAGGCCCGTGGCGGCGGGCGTGAAGTGCCTGCTCAGGCCGTCGAAGCCGAAGTAGCAGAGGCATAA